In a single window of the Cervus elaphus chromosome 1, mCerEla1.1, whole genome shotgun sequence genome:
- the LOC122702231 gene encoding olfactory receptor 51G1-like gives MTSSNSSIGQLASFYLSGIPGYEDVQHFISIPFCVFYLTGIVGNCTVLHIIQTDKSLHEPMYYFLAMLSFTDMGMSISTLPTVLRTFWFDAKEIEMNTCVAQMYFIHTFSLMESAVLLAMAFDRCVAICDPLRYSSKFTPQRIVYIGVFIIIRCSTVLPVVLVRIPTFSFCHSHVLSHSFCLHQDVIRLACSDISFNVLYGLFVVAFYWGVDSLGIFLSYAFILHSVLRIASPGGKLKALNTCVSHICAVLILYVPMIGLSLVHRFAKHSSPIIHITMADIYLLVPPVLNPIIYSIKTKQIRQGLLRILLSKRIGLAHT, from the coding sequence ATGACAAGCTCTAATTCGAGTATTGGACAGTTGGCTTCATTCTACCTCTCTGGGATTCCTGGATACGAGGATGTTCAACACTTTATTTCCATCCCCTTTTGTGTGTTCTATCTGACTGGAATAGTGGGCAACTgtacagttcttcacatcatccAAACTGACAAGAGTCTCCATGAGCCCATGTACTACTTCCTGGCCATGCTGTCCTTCACGGACATGGGCATGTCCATCTCCACCCTGCCCACAGTACTGAGAACCTTCTGGTTTGATGCTAAGGAGATTGAGATGAATACTTGTGTAGCCCAGATGTATTTTATTCACACTTTTTCTCTAATGGAATCAGCTGTGCTCCTAGCCATGGCTTTTGACCGCTGTGTTGCCATCTGCGATCCTTTGAGGTATTCCAGCAAATTTACCCCACAGCGCATCGTCTACATAGGGGTCTTCATCATAATCAGATGCTCCACTGTCCTCCCTGTTGTTCTTGTTCGTATACCCACATTTTCTTTCTGCCACTCCCATGTTCTCTCGCACTCCTTCTGCTTACATCAAGATGTCATCCGATTGGCCTGTTCTGACATCTCATTCAATGTTTTGTATGGTTTGTTTGTTGTTGCATTTTATTGGGGTGTAGATTCTCTAGGAATCTTTTTATCTTATGCTTTCATCCTCCACTCTGTGTTGCGCATTGCATCCCCGGGAGGGAAACTCAAAGCCCTCAACACATGTGTCTCCCATATTTGTGCTGTGCTCATTCTATATGTGCCAATGATAGGACTGTCCTTAGTGCATCGTTTTGCAAAGCATTCCTCTCCCATTATTCATATTACCATGGCAGATATTTACCTGTTAGTTCCACCAGTTCTCAACCCAATTATTTATAGCATCAAGACAAAGCAGATTCGCCAAGGCTTGCTAAGGATATTATTATCCAAAAGGATTGGGCTTGCTCACACATAG